Proteins co-encoded in one Candidatus Pelagibacter sp. RS40 genomic window:
- a CDS encoding class I SAM-dependent DNA methyltransferase encodes MAQKDVGNKVPIYKLKKTDEVMEYYDEWGKNNKYDQDMVDWNYTGPKETSEVFIKYEKNKDAKIYDAGCGTGLVGVELKKYGFTNFYGADLSRKLLDLVPVNLYKKLDQVDLNKKIEEEDNTYDAVLCVGTFTFGHVKPPALDEFIRITKPGGYICFTINEGIHEEYGFDKKINELNNNNKWREIEFFKSNYIASKDVNAWLGLYEVI; translated from the coding sequence ATGGCACAAAAAGACGTTGGTAACAAAGTACCGATTTATAAATTAAAAAAAACAGATGAAGTCATGGAGTACTATGATGAGTGGGGTAAGAATAATAAATACGATCAAGACATGGTTGATTGGAACTATACTGGACCCAAAGAAACCTCTGAAGTTTTTATTAAGTATGAAAAAAATAAAGATGCTAAAATTTATGATGCAGGTTGCGGTACTGGTTTGGTTGGCGTTGAACTTAAAAAATATGGTTTTACAAATTTTTATGGTGCAGACCTTTCAAGAAAATTATTAGATTTAGTCCCAGTTAATCTGTATAAAAAATTAGATCAAGTAGACTTAAATAAAAAAATAGAAGAGGAAGATAATACATACGATGCAGTTCTATGCGTTGGCACTTTTACTTTTGGTCATGTAAAACCTCCCGCACTGGATGAATTTATAAGAATTACAAAACCAGGAGGGTACATTTGTTTCACAATAAATGAGGGTATTCACGAAGAATACGGATTTGATAAAAAAATAAATGAGTTAAACAATAATAATAAATGGCGTGAGATCGAATTCTTTAAATCTAATTATATTGCAAGCAAAGATGTTAATGCATGGTTAGGGCTTTATGAAGTCATTTAA
- a CDS encoding methylenetetrahydrofolate reductase, which produces MKFSLEIGPQSTLENLPPVKDVYITMLPGGDYKETAAKSGELVEKGFNPVPHFPARSINDDNELKDYVTRCKDLGVKQALVIGGGREPIGKFDSSYQMLETGFFDGIKIGIAGHPEGSPDISDTDLEKAMIDKKPYADYIVTQWLLDSQPIIDFISKQSVPVHVGITGPMKISSLIKFANIVGAKNSINFLKSNFSKALDLLKPKDPNDLIGKVKSHTDYFHIYTFGGLKETNKWLKENNYV; this is translated from the coding sequence ATGAAATTTTCTTTAGAAATTGGACCACAATCTACTCTTGAAAACTTGCCACCAGTTAAAGATGTTTACATAACTATGTTGCCAGGAGGTGACTATAAAGAAACTGCCGCAAAGTCAGGAGAGCTAGTTGAAAAAGGTTTTAATCCTGTTCCACATTTTCCAGCAAGATCAATCAATGATGATAATGAATTAAAAGATTATGTAACAAGATGCAAGGATTTAGGAGTTAAACAAGCTTTAGTGATCGGTGGAGGTAGAGAGCCAATAGGAAAATTTGATAGCTCATATCAAATGCTGGAAACAGGATTTTTTGATGGAATTAAAATAGGAATAGCGGGACATCCTGAGGGTAGTCCTGATATATCCGATACAGATTTAGAAAAAGCAATGATAGATAAGAAGCCTTATGCTGATTATATAGTCACCCAATGGTTATTAGATAGTCAGCCTATTATTGATTTCATTTCTAAACAATCAGTACCAGTACATGTAGGAATTACTGGGCCAATGAAAATATCTAGCTTAATAAAATTTGCTAATATTGTAGGGGCAAAAAATTCCATAAACTTTCTTAAATCTAATTTTAGTAAGGCGTTAGATTTATTAAAACCTAAAGACCCTAATGATTTAATTGGGAAAGTTAAATCGCATACTGATTATTTTCACATTTATACATTCGGCGGCTTGAAGGAAACAAACAAGTGGTTGAAGGAGAATAACTATGTCTAA
- a CDS encoding aromatic ring-hydroxylating oxygenase subunit alpha, with protein sequence MSELYNIIDKKKLDVVTKPISKAHGLPNECYTNKDYTLIERKKLFEDKWVAIGVASSLPNIGDAKPYDLLDLPLLIIRNKQNKIKVFHNICSHRGVKLVHKEGKIKNVIRCPYHSWSYNFDGELIATPHIGGMNKHTHPQFNKSKSNLKEIRSYIWLDLIMVNISNNEMPFDKYIKPLSDRWSKFWKNSDRDMIKHSNDYGYFKLEAKCNWKFAIENYCESYHLPWVHPGLNSYSKIEDHYHIQGLPNRFAGQGTVVYNPRLKGKEKFPCFPNWPKNKENIAEYVALFPNVMLGIHKDHFYAYWLEPKSNDLTLEHMEIYYVGDNAANSKKFKSLRKQNFKLWEDIQKEDVDIIQGMQIGRKSNVYNGGNFSPAMDNPTHHFHKWVATNIAQ encoded by the coding sequence ATGTCTGAATTATACAATATTATAGACAAAAAAAAATTAGATGTTGTAACTAAACCTATTTCAAAAGCTCATGGTTTGCCTAATGAGTGTTACACAAATAAAGATTATACCTTAATAGAGAGAAAAAAACTTTTTGAAGATAAATGGGTTGCGATTGGTGTTGCAAGTTCACTTCCAAACATAGGTGACGCCAAACCTTATGATTTGTTAGATCTACCCTTATTAATAATTAGAAATAAACAAAATAAAATAAAAGTTTTTCATAATATCTGTAGTCATAGAGGAGTAAAACTTGTTCATAAAGAAGGTAAAATTAAAAATGTTATTAGATGCCCTTATCATTCATGGTCATATAATTTTGATGGGGAGCTTATAGCAACACCTCACATTGGTGGTATGAATAAACACACTCATCCGCAATTTAATAAATCAAAGAGCAATCTAAAAGAAATAAGATCTTATATTTGGTTAGATTTAATTATGGTTAATATTAGCAATAATGAAATGCCTTTTGATAAATACATAAAACCTTTAAGTGATCGATGGAGTAAATTTTGGAAAAATTCTGATAGAGATATGATCAAACATTCAAATGATTATGGATATTTTAAATTAGAAGCTAAGTGTAATTGGAAGTTTGCAATTGAAAATTACTGTGAAAGTTATCATCTTCCTTGGGTTCACCCTGGTTTAAATTCTTATTCTAAAATTGAGGATCATTACCACATACAAGGGCTACCTAATCGTTTTGCAGGTCAAGGAACTGTTGTTTATAATCCAAGACTTAAAGGAAAAGAGAAATTTCCATGTTTTCCAAATTGGCCAAAAAATAAGGAAAATATAGCAGAATACGTTGCATTATTCCCAAATGTTATGCTTGGCATTCATAAAGATCATTTTTATGCATATTGGTTAGAGCCAAAAAGTAACGATTTAACTTTGGAGCATATGGAAATATATTATGTAGGTGATAATGCAGCAAATTCGAAAAAGTTTAAATCTTTGAGAAAACAAAACTTTAAACTTTGGGAAGATATACAAAAAGAGGACGTTGATATTATACAAGGGATGCAAATAGGTAGAAAGTCCAATGTTTATAATGGAGGAAATTTTTCTCCTGCGATGGATAACCCGACACATCATTTCCACAAATGGGTCGCAACAAATATAGCTCAATGA
- a CDS encoding M24 family metallopeptidase, with protein MKFSRKINPEYKTFTNFLSKKRIREDEINFEKLRSYRLDRVKKELIKNNLEACILFDPVNVRYALDTVNMSVFNMHNLSRYCFIPVDGPTILYEYFNCEKLSEHLNLIDEIRPAITWDYFAHGDQASLQLKKWITEIKDLSNKFFKSKKIAIDVLNGPAVTELNKCGIEVVDAKSILEQARVIKSSEELKCMRAAIEVAEIGVSKMREELKAGMTEDELWSILHKTNIENCGEWIECRILSSGERTNPWMQESSNKIIQQGEIVSFDTDMVGPYGYCADISRTFVCGNDFNNNQKELYSMSLEQINHNSNLIKADMSFEEFTEKSWKLPEEYYGNRYSVMVHGIGLCDEWPSIRYPTDGGDKSGRFLKNMTITVESYIGKVGGKEGVKLEQQYLVGENGLELMSHHPLEDI; from the coding sequence ATGAAATTTAGTAGAAAAATAAATCCAGAATATAAAACTTTTACAAACTTTCTTTCTAAAAAAAGGATTAGAGAAGATGAAATTAACTTTGAAAAATTAAGAAGTTATCGACTTGATAGAGTTAAGAAAGAATTAATAAAAAATAATTTAGAAGCATGCATTTTATTTGATCCGGTCAATGTCCGTTATGCATTAGATACGGTAAATATGAGTGTTTTCAACATGCACAATCTTTCTAGATATTGTTTTATTCCAGTGGATGGACCAACAATACTCTATGAATATTTTAATTGTGAAAAATTATCCGAGCATTTAAATTTAATTGATGAAATTAGACCTGCAATAACTTGGGATTATTTCGCCCATGGAGATCAAGCTAGTTTACAATTAAAAAAATGGATCACAGAGATTAAAGATCTTTCAAATAAGTTTTTTAAATCAAAAAAAATCGCAATCGACGTTTTAAATGGCCCAGCGGTTACTGAATTAAATAAATGTGGCATAGAAGTAGTAGATGCAAAATCAATATTGGAGCAAGCAAGAGTTATTAAATCATCTGAGGAATTAAAATGTATGAGAGCAGCAATAGAAGTTGCAGAAATTGGTGTAAGTAAAATGAGAGAAGAGCTTAAAGCAGGTATGACTGAGGACGAGTTATGGTCAATACTTCATAAAACAAACATAGAAAATTGTGGTGAGTGGATTGAGTGTAGAATTTTATCATCTGGCGAAAGAACCAATCCGTGGATGCAAGAAAGCAGCAATAAAATAATTCAACAAGGAGAGATTGTTTCTTTTGACACAGATATGGTTGGTCCTTATGGATATTGCGCAGATATATCTAGAACATTTGTATGTGGAAATGATTTTAATAATAATCAAAAAGAGCTTTATTCTATGTCTTTAGAACAAATTAATCATAATTCTAATTTAATAAAAGCGGATATGTCTTTTGAAGAGTTTACAGAAAAATCATGGAAATTACCTGAGGAATATTACGGCAATAGATATTCAGTTATGGTTCATGGAATAGGATTGTGTGATGAATGGCCTTCAATAAGGTATCCAACTGATGGTGGAGATAAAAGTGGTAGATTTCTTAAAAATATGACCATTACTGTTGAAAGTTACATAGGAAAAGTTGGTGGCAAAGAGGGCGTTAAACTTGAGCAGCAATATTTAGTTGGAGAGAATGGACTTGAATTAATGTCCCATCATCCGTTAGAAGATATTTAA
- a CDS encoding GcvT family protein produces the protein MQNHAKVVIIGGGVVGCSILYHLSKFGLKDCILLERNELTSGSSWHAAGNVHVISSDPNISRMMAYTIGLYKDIEKESGHSVGFKPSGGFYLASNEVWADYLKRERSKARYMGLDQEFISLEEVKKKHPLIDPSRYLLALWDPIDGEVDPSGVTYAFAKAAKVHGGKYFTHTVVKDTKQKEDGTWDVITEKGNINAEIVINAGGLWAREVGQLAGINLPVQPMEHHYLITEAIPEIEAMGDQRLPIGTDFEGNIYFRQEAKGMLLGTYEPKSTPWKVEGTPMNFGHELLEPKLDNIEDRLAIGFERMPALEKAGIKNIVNGPFTFGPDGSPLIGPVPGMKNYWVAVGVMAGFCQGGGVGKCIAEWIIDGEPSIDVWAMDVARFGDYASPQYGTIKSSENYERRFIMTFPNETLPKGRKQKTTALYDRFVNQGAVMGDSFGLENVLWFANSKEDAHEEPTIKRSRSHDYVSREVINVRENVGLIEVANFSKHEFKGTDARKFLDHVMAGKLPKPGRISLSPMLSYRGKLCGDLTVACFDENEFMVFGSGAAQEMHRRWFESHLDKFDVIYKNRSDEFHGISIAGPNSRKVLEKIVRDDVSNEKFKFRDSRRMFVGGVPAIINRISFTGELGYEIYVAPHYQIKLYEELMEAGKEFNIKPFGGRALMSMRLEKNWGAWTLDYRPDFTAKETGLDMFINWDKDFIGKGKAKSENSSNKLTPLIVETNDIDVTNNEAVMNGDQSIGYVTSGGFAHFVNKSVAFTFIDQNKIKSENKIQVEINGDLFNCSIIKEPLYDPSGQKMRS, from the coding sequence ATGCAAAATCACGCAAAAGTAGTTATCATTGGTGGTGGCGTTGTTGGCTGCTCAATTCTTTATCATTTATCTAAATTTGGTCTTAAGGATTGCATTCTTCTTGAGAGAAATGAACTTACATCTGGTTCTTCCTGGCATGCAGCAGGAAATGTGCATGTAATTTCCTCAGATCCAAATATTTCAAGAATGATGGCTTATACAATTGGGCTTTATAAAGATATTGAGAAGGAATCTGGTCATTCAGTAGGTTTCAAACCTAGTGGAGGATTTTATCTAGCATCAAATGAAGTTTGGGCCGATTACTTAAAAAGAGAGAGATCGAAAGCAAGATATATGGGCTTAGATCAGGAATTTATATCTCTTGAGGAAGTTAAAAAAAAACACCCTTTAATTGACCCCTCTAGATATCTTTTAGCATTGTGGGATCCAATTGATGGAGAAGTTGATCCATCGGGAGTAACTTACGCTTTTGCAAAAGCAGCAAAAGTTCATGGAGGAAAATATTTCACCCACACTGTGGTTAAAGATACAAAACAAAAAGAAGATGGAACTTGGGATGTAATAACCGAGAAAGGCAATATCAATGCTGAAATAGTAATTAACGCTGGAGGATTATGGGCAAGAGAAGTCGGTCAACTTGCTGGAATAAATCTACCAGTTCAACCAATGGAACATCATTATTTGATTACTGAGGCAATTCCAGAAATAGAGGCAATGGGTGATCAAAGACTACCAATAGGTACTGACTTTGAAGGGAATATTTATTTTAGACAAGAAGCAAAAGGAATGCTTCTTGGAACATATGAACCTAAATCAACTCCTTGGAAAGTTGAAGGAACGCCAATGAATTTTGGTCATGAGTTATTAGAACCAAAGTTAGATAACATTGAAGATAGATTGGCAATAGGTTTTGAAAGAATGCCTGCATTAGAGAAAGCAGGAATAAAAAATATTGTTAATGGACCATTTACTTTTGGACCAGATGGATCTCCACTAATTGGTCCTGTGCCAGGAATGAAAAATTACTGGGTAGCTGTAGGTGTTATGGCTGGATTTTGTCAAGGAGGAGGAGTTGGAAAATGTATTGCTGAATGGATAATTGATGGAGAACCATCGATAGATGTTTGGGCAATGGATGTTGCAAGATTTGGAGATTACGCATCACCACAATATGGAACAATAAAATCATCTGAAAATTATGAGAGAAGATTCATAATGACATTTCCAAATGAAACCTTACCTAAAGGTAGAAAGCAAAAAACCACAGCTCTCTATGATAGATTTGTAAATCAGGGTGCAGTTATGGGAGATAGTTTTGGTTTAGAAAATGTTTTGTGGTTTGCTAATAGTAAAGAAGATGCGCACGAGGAACCAACTATAAAAAGATCTAGGTCACATGATTATGTTTCGAGAGAAGTTATTAATGTAAGAGAGAATGTAGGCTTAATAGAAGTAGCTAATTTTTCAAAACATGAATTTAAAGGAACTGATGCAAGAAAATTTTTAGATCACGTAATGGCAGGTAAACTTCCAAAACCTGGGAGAATATCCTTGTCTCCAATGTTGTCTTATAGAGGAAAATTATGTGGAGATTTAACAGTTGCCTGTTTTGATGAAAATGAATTTATGGTTTTTGGATCTGGTGCAGCCCAAGAAATGCATAGACGTTGGTTTGAAAGTCACTTGGATAAATTTGATGTTATTTACAAAAATAGATCTGATGAATTCCACGGCATATCTATAGCTGGTCCAAATTCAAGAAAAGTATTGGAAAAAATAGTAAGAGACGATGTATCCAATGAAAAATTCAAATTCAGAGACTCTCGAAGAATGTTTGTTGGTGGCGTACCTGCAATAATAAACCGAATTTCATTTACAGGTGAACTTGGTTACGAAATTTATGTCGCGCCACACTATCAAATAAAACTTTATGAAGAATTAATGGAAGCTGGAAAAGAGTTTAATATTAAACCCTTTGGAGGAAGAGCTCTAATGTCAATGAGATTGGAGAAAAATTGGGGAGCATGGACTTTAGATTATAGGCCTGATTTTACAGCAAAAGAAACAGGTTTAGATATGTTTATAAATTGGGATAAAGATTTTATTGGAAAAGGAAAAGCAAAATCAGAAAACAGTTCTAATAAACTTACTCCATTAATTGTTGAAACAAATGATATTGATGTAACAAACAATGAAGCCGTGATGAATGGAGATCAAAGTATAGGTTATGTAACATCAGGTGGGTTTGCACACTTTGTAAATAAAAGTGTTGCTTTTACTTTTATTGATCAAAATAAAATTAAATCGGAAAATAAGATCCAAGTTGAGATCAATGGAGATTTATTTAATTGTTCGATAATTAAAGAGCCTCTTTATGATCCAAGCGGACAGAAAATGAGAAGCTAA
- a CDS encoding ABC transporter permease, which yields MDFFSKIPVMDRTALRELKKGIDLSFKDFSRAYGDGIESFFDPLLYFLIWLEKLLVNSPWPIVIGVFALLAWFGSRSIKLVIGTVVCFIVIGYFGMWKNCMATVAIISVSTLVCIVVGIPIGVLMSKSSRAEKAVLPVLDMMQTIPSFVYLIPIIMLLGIGKVPGLLAVCIYALPPIVRLTNLGIREVDKETLEASEAFGATPLQKLKSVQIPLSLPTIFAGVNQTIMMALAMVVIASMIGVKGLGVPILQAISNQYLALGMMNGLAIVALAIIFDRVTQQYGKRIQKHRGQKK from the coding sequence ATGGATTTCTTTAGCAAAATTCCAGTAATGGATAGAACCGCATTACGAGAGTTAAAGAAAGGGATAGATTTAAGTTTTAAAGATTTTTCAAGAGCATATGGAGACGGCATAGAATCTTTTTTTGATCCATTACTTTATTTTTTAATTTGGTTAGAAAAATTATTAGTTAATAGTCCTTGGCCAATTGTAATTGGTGTTTTTGCTTTATTGGCATGGTTTGGATCTAGAAGTATCAAACTTGTAATTGGTACAGTAGTTTGTTTTATTGTAATTGGGTATTTTGGCATGTGGAAGAATTGTATGGCTACAGTAGCTATAATATCAGTTTCCACGCTTGTATGTATAGTTGTAGGAATTCCTATTGGAGTGCTTATGTCTAAGTCAAGTAGAGCTGAGAAAGCTGTATTGCCAGTTCTAGATATGATGCAAACGATTCCGAGTTTTGTATATTTAATTCCAATAATAATGTTGCTTGGAATTGGTAAAGTGCCAGGTCTATTGGCTGTATGTATTTATGCTCTACCTCCAATTGTAAGATTAACCAATCTTGGTATCAGAGAGGTTGATAAAGAAACTTTAGAAGCTAGTGAGGCATTTGGTGCAACTCCATTACAGAAATTGAAATCTGTTCAGATACCCCTATCACTTCCAACAATTTTCGCAGGTGTAAATCAAACGATCATGATGGCTTTGGCTATGGTTGTGATAGCATCAATGATTGGGGTTAAAGGTCTAGGGGTCCCTATTTTACAGGCTATTTCAAACCAGTATTTGGCTCTTGGAATGATGAATGGTTTAGCAATTGTTGCTCTAGCAATTATTTTCGACAGAGTTACACAGCAGTACGGGAAGCGGATCCAAAAACACAGAGGTCAAAAAAAATAA
- a CDS encoding glycine cleavage T C-terminal barrel domain-containing protein, whose translation MSNEFDYSKVRHVTSVDQSDRNVPYNLRQSGPTKVEMLISTRVRKSPYWHLSMKAGCWRATVYNRIYHPRGYVKPEDGGAMVEYDAIVNHVTMWNVAVERQIRVKGPDAEKFVDYVITRDATKISPMRARYVILCNAYGGVLNDPILLRISKDEFWFSLSDSDIGLYLQGVNADERFNVNIDEIDVSPVQIQGPKSKALMKDLCGDHVDFDNMPFYGLAEAKVGGRSVVISQSGFSGEAGYEIYLRESTLYAEDMWNAVLEAGKKHSLMVIAPAHHRRIQAGILSWGQDMDNQHNPFQCNLGYQVSLSGKGEWDKKGDYVGKKALEKMKADLKAGHKPYKLQLVGLELGGKPIEEYAPDFWLVSGENGGEPIGFITSPWYHPEKKQNIAMGYVPFDGTLNANGFPKGKVGSKYKVHLPEKYSDTPGQPVDAVVVDIPFKESYNANTREVVKG comes from the coding sequence ATGTCTAATGAGTTTGACTATAGTAAAGTAAGACACGTAACATCGGTAGATCAGTCTGATAGAAACGTACCTTACAATTTAAGACAAAGCGGTCCAACAAAAGTTGAAATGCTAATTTCAACAAGGGTAAGAAAATCACCATACTGGCACTTATCAATGAAAGCTGGATGTTGGAGAGCAACAGTTTACAATCGAATATACCATCCAAGAGGATATGTTAAACCTGAAGATGGTGGTGCGATGGTAGAGTACGATGCAATTGTTAATCACGTTACAATGTGGAACGTTGCAGTTGAAAGACAAATAAGAGTAAAGGGTCCTGATGCAGAAAAATTTGTGGACTATGTAATCACTAGAGATGCAACTAAAATTTCACCTATGAGAGCAAGATATGTAATTCTTTGTAATGCATACGGTGGAGTATTAAATGATCCAATTCTACTTAGGATTTCTAAAGATGAGTTTTGGTTTAGTTTGTCTGATAGTGATATTGGTCTTTACCTTCAGGGAGTAAATGCGGATGAAAGATTTAATGTAAACATTGATGAAATTGATGTGAGCCCTGTTCAAATACAAGGTCCTAAATCAAAAGCATTAATGAAAGATTTATGTGGCGATCACGTAGATTTTGACAACATGCCTTTTTATGGTCTTGCAGAAGCTAAAGTTGGTGGAAGAAGTGTAGTAATATCTCAATCTGGATTTTCAGGAGAAGCTGGATATGAAATATACTTAAGAGAGTCTACTTTATATGCTGAAGACATGTGGAATGCTGTTCTAGAAGCGGGTAAGAAACATAGTTTGATGGTCATTGCTCCAGCGCACCATAGAAGAATTCAAGCAGGAATTCTTTCTTGGGGCCAAGACATGGACAACCAACATAATCCATTTCAATGTAACTTGGGTTATCAAGTTTCTTTATCAGGAAAAGGTGAATGGGATAAAAAAGGAGATTATGTAGGTAAAAAAGCTTTGGAAAAAATGAAAGCTGATCTTAAAGCAGGTCACAAACCTTATAAACTTCAATTAGTTGGATTGGAACTTGGAGGAAAACCAATTGAAGAATATGCTCCAGATTTTTGGTTAGTTTCTGGTGAAAACGGTGGAGAGCCAATAGGTTTTATTACATCTCCATGGTATCACCCAGAAAAGAAACAAAATATTGCAATGGGCTATGTTCCTTTTGACGGAACGTTAAATGCAAATGGCTTCCCTAAAGGTAAAGTTGGCTCAAAATACAAAGTGCATTTGCCTGA
- a CDS encoding homocysteine S-methyltransferase family protein, which yields MKKDLISRLDAGPVIFAEGYLFAMERRGYLSAGPFVPEVVLEHPDVVTQLHREFIRAGSDVVQAFTYYGHREKLRIIGKEHLLEPMQKNALQIAKDAANEFKDLDLMVCGDVANTNIFDPKDKNSFKECQRMYEEQVLWAKEAGVDFVVAETINWVDEMKIALKAIKDEGLIAVANYAIPRGDLTRDGHTAEDACKIVEDLGADVVGLNCYRGPKMTMKLLKEVRKKVSCHVAGLPVPYRTTEEEPGFLNQTDHGCDCIPGGNAFPVALDNLFCNRFEMAEFAKECLKEKINLIGICCGAEAHHVREMAVAVGKKPIAMKYMPDMSKHFHHGTDKSLKDVNKEIKY from the coding sequence ATGAAAAAAGATTTAATATCAAGATTAGATGCTGGTCCAGTTATCTTTGCAGAAGGATATTTATTTGCAATGGAAAGAAGAGGATACCTTTCTGCCGGACCTTTTGTACCTGAAGTAGTATTAGAGCATCCAGATGTAGTTACACAATTGCATAGAGAATTTATAAGAGCTGGCTCAGATGTTGTTCAAGCATTCACTTATTATGGACATAGAGAAAAACTTAGAATTATAGGAAAAGAACATTTACTTGAACCAATGCAAAAAAATGCTCTTCAAATAGCAAAGGATGCTGCAAATGAATTTAAAGATTTGGACTTAATGGTTTGTGGCGATGTAGCTAATACAAATATTTTTGATCCAAAAGATAAAAATTCTTTTAAAGAATGTCAAAGAATGTACGAGGAACAAGTGCTTTGGGCAAAAGAAGCAGGAGTTGATTTTGTAGTTGCAGAAACAATCAATTGGGTAGATGAAATGAAAATAGCTTTAAAAGCAATTAAAGATGAAGGTTTGATAGCAGTTGCCAATTATGCAATACCTCGTGGTGATTTAACAAGAGATGGTCATACCGCTGAGGACGCATGTAAAATAGTCGAGGATCTTGGAGCAGATGTTGTGGGTTTAAATTGTTACAGAGGTCCAAAAATGACAATGAAACTTTTAAAAGAAGTTAGAAAAAAAGTTTCATGCCATGTTGCAGGATTACCCGTTCCTTATAGGACAACAGAGGAAGAACCAGGATTTTTAAATCAAACAGACCATGGATGTGATTGCATTCCGGGAGGAAATGCTTTTCCTGTAGCTTTAGACAATTTATTTTGTAACAGATTTGAAATGGCTGAATTTGCAAAAGAATGTCTAAAAGAAAAAATTAATTTAATAGGTATCTGTTGTGGTGCTGAAGCTCATCATGTGAGAGAAATGGCTGTTGCTGTTGGTAAAAAACCAATAGCGATGAAATACATGCCAGATATGAGTAAGCACTTTCACCATGGGACAGACAAGTCATTGAAGGATGTAAATAAAGAAATAAAATACTAA
- a CDS encoding glycine betaine ABC transporter substrate-binding protein: protein MNIKKVLLTIAVIFGVSSFGNVANAKCGDITVANMNWASANFMAEVDKIILEEGYGCNVELVPGATMPTFTSMQEKGEPDVAPEFWANAAIIALNKAVDEGKMHSLNKAPITGLGEGWWVLPHTLKKHPELTTAEAILARPDLFPHPEDPSKGGFHICPPGWNCELSNRNLYKAFDMEAKGWAIVETGSAAGLDGSIAKAAERGENWFGYYWSPTAIIGKYDMRAVDMGAWGGKDNWDKCIVLPEQECGDPKATSWTKSEVYTIVTDNFKNTAGSAGMEYFKKRTYPGPVMNGMLVWMGENQAEGADAAIEFLKTQEDVWTKWVSSSAAKKIKKAL from the coding sequence ATGAATATTAAAAAAGTACTTCTCACAATCGCTGTTATTTTCGGAGTGTCAAGTTTTGGAAATGTTGCAAATGCGAAATGTGGGGACATAACTGTCGCTAACATGAACTGGGCTTCAGCAAACTTTATGGCTGAAGTTGATAAAATCATATTAGAAGAGGGATATGGATGTAACGTGGAATTAGTGCCAGGTGCAACTATGCCAACATTCACATCTATGCAAGAAAAAGGTGAGCCAGATGTTGCTCCAGAATTTTGGGCTAACGCTGCTATCATCGCTTTGAATAAAGCTGTTGACGAAGGAAAAATGCACTCACTTAATAAAGCGCCAATTACTGGTTTGGGTGAAGGATGGTGGGTATTACCTCACACACTTAAAAAACATCCAGAGCTAACAACTGCTGAAGCAATTTTAGCAAGACCAGATCTGTTTCCTCATCCAGAAGATCCATCAAAAGGTGGTTTTCATATTTGTCCTCCAGGTTGGAACTGTGAGCTAAGTAATAGAAATCTTTACAAAGCTTTTGACATGGAAGCAAAAGGTTGGGCTATTGTTGAAACAGGTTCTGCTGCAGGATTAGATGGTTCAATTGCTAAAGCTGCAGAGCGAGGTGAAAACTGGTTTGGTTACTATTGGTCACCAACAGCTATCATTGGTAAATATGATATGAGAGCTGTAGATATGGGAGCCTGGGGTGGAAAAGATAACTGGGATAAATGTATAGTTTTACCAGAACAAGAATGTGGAGACCCTAAAGCAACTTCATGGACAAAATCTGAAGTTTACACAATCGTAACTGACAATTTCAAAAATACAGCTGGAAGTGCTGGTATGGAATACTTTAAGAAGAGAACATACCCAGGTCCAGTTATGAACGGTATGTTAGTTTGGATGGGTGAAAACCAAGCAGAAGGTGCTGATGCTGCAATTGAATTCTTAAAAACACAAGAAGATGTGTGGACTAAGTGGGTTTCAAGTTCAGCTGCTAAAAAAATAAAAAAAGCACTTTAA